A region of the Paracoccaceae bacterium genome:
GACGGCCTCAGCACGGCGGCCGAACGCGCGGGCAAGCGGGCGGCGCGGCTCGACGCGATGGAATTCGACACCGGAACGACAGCCGAGGCCGCAGAATGATCCGCCATCTCACCCAGGCCGACTATCGCCGCCAGCCCTGGGCCAACGGGCGCGGCGAGACGGTCGAGATCGCCCGCGCCGATGATACCGTCGGTCTGCTGTGGCGCCTGTCGGTCGCCACGGTGGCCGAGGATGGTGCGTTTTCGCTGTTCCCGGGCATCGACCGCAACCTGACCGTGATCGAGGGGCCGGGGTTCGATCTGGCGGGGCCGGGCCTGCGCATGCGCGCCGACCTTCTGGTGCCCGTCGCCTTCGCGGGCGACATCCCGCTGGCGGCCGAGCGTGTGGCGGCCCCCAGCCGCGACTTCAACGTGATGGTGGCGCGCGGACGCATGCGGGCCGAGGTCAGGCACGCGGCCGGTGCGTTCGGCATCAGCGGCCAGGTCGTGGCGATTCATGCGGTCGGCGCAGGGATCGTCGTCGTCAACGGCGGCGCCATCGCCGCGTCATCCGGCGATACGCTGCTGCTCGCGGGCACCGCCACCGTGCACGCGGCGGCATCGGTGCTCGCTGTCGCGCTGGACCCGGTCCGATAGTGTCAGATGCGGAAGAACGGTTGCGCCAGCCGTGGCAGAAGGCCGCGGAACCGCAGCCGTCCGTCCGCCGCCGCAAGACAGATGCAGTCGCTCCACTCCTCGGCCACCGGCGTATGGTCGGTGCTTTCGTCGG
Encoded here:
- a CDS encoding HutD family protein — translated: MIRHLTQADYRRQPWANGRGETVEIARADDTVGLLWRLSVATVAEDGAFSLFPGIDRNLTVIEGPGFDLAGPGLRMRADLLVPVAFAGDIPLAAERVAAPSRDFNVMVARGRMRAEVRHAAGAFGISGQVVAIHAVGAGIVVVNGGAIAASSGDTLLLAGTATVHAAASVLAVALDPVR